One segment of Bradyrhizobium sp. WD16 DNA contains the following:
- a CDS encoding IS630 family transposase (programmed frameshift): protein MALSDDLRKRVVEAVVSGGLSRNAAAKRFEVSIASAVRWVKQFETTGEMSPKPTGGDRRSGRIEAHHGYLMGLIRRTPDVTLLEIQERLIRNCGEHFSSSVLWRFFDRHGVTFKKKTAHASEQQRPDVLKQRLEWFERQLDLDPEKLVFIDETGASTNLARKGGRCRRGRRLRVGVPHGHYKTVTLVAGIRLRGLVAAKTYDRPITAALFEDWVEHCLVPTLTKGDVVVMDNLSAHKGPRVKELIEAAGAELLYLPPYSPDMNPIEKAFSKLKAHLRKIAERTVAALMRALETCADIFKPAQCANYFAACGYDPP from the exons ATGGCGCTTTCCGACGATCTTCGCAAACGAGTGGTGGAGGCTGTCGTCTCGGGCGGGCTGTCGCGCAATGCGGCGGCGAAGCGTTTCGAAGTCAGCATTGCGAGCGCCGTGCGCTGGGTCAAGCAATTCGAGACGACGGGAGAAATGTCGCCGAAGCCGACTGGAGGCGATCGCCGCTCCGGCCGCATCGAAGCCCATCACGGCTATCTGATGGGTCTGATCCGGCGCACGCCGGACGTCACCCTGCTGGAGATCCAGGAACGTCTGATCAGGAATTGCGGCGAGCATTTTTCGAGTTCCGTGCTGTGGCGCTTCTTCGACCGTCATGGCGTCACGTTTA AAAAAAAGACCGCACACGCCTCGGAGCAGCAGCGGCCGGACGTCCTGAAGCAACGCCTCGAATGGTTCGAGCGACAGCTCGATCTCGATCCCGAGAAGCTCGTCTTCATCGACGAAACGGGCGCCTCGACCAATTTGGCGCGCAAAGGCGGGCGTTGCCGGCGTGGGCGGCGGCTGCGCGTCGGCGTGCCGCACGGCCATTACAAGACGGTCACGCTCGTCGCCGGCATCCGCCTTCGCGGGCTCGTGGCGGCGAAGACCTATGATCGTCCGATCACCGCCGCCCTGTTCGAGGACTGGGTGGAACACTGCCTCGTTCCTACCCTCACGAAAGGCGACGTTGTCGTCATGGACAATCTGTCCGCCCACAAGGGGCCGCGGGTCAAGGAGTTGATCGAGGCCGCGGGCGCCGAGCTGCTCTACCTCCCGCCCTATAGCCCCGACATGAACCCGATCGAGAAGGCGTTTTCCAAGCTGAAAGCGCATTTGCGCAAAATCGCCGAGCGAACTGTCGCCGCCCTGATGCGCGCCCTCGAAACCTGCGCCGACATCTTCAAGCCCGCCCAATGCGCAAACTACTTCGCCGCATGCGGATATGATCCACCTTGA
- a CDS encoding M20/M25/M40 family metallo-hydrolase, with translation MTRSGVALLGLLALTATAPLPALAEGMAEAAVNQVLADPRVARALEAIKADDARTLAEQRRLTEIPAPPFKEAARGVYLLSRFKEVGFADASMDSEGNVLARLKGSGGGPMLVIAAHQDTVFPEGTDVTVRENDGVLNAPGIGDDSRGLAALLSVMQAIKTAELSTVGDVLFVADVGEEELGNLRGMKALFRDYPEIDGFVSIDGLGLTRIINRGTGSHRYEMVFRGPGGHSFQEFGLPSAAHALGRAAAKIAELRVPAEPRTTFTVGTVSGGTSVNAIAAEARMTVDMRSNSTEELLKLEQRLLGLVHEAVADENRRWDTDKMTVEVKLIGDRPAGETPADSPLVEVAQRSARALTGAARVGLSGASTDSNVPMSLGIPAITIGGGGEGGNWHSRNEWYKPARAWLGPQNALVLVLALTGLDGATAPVLARRK, from the coding sequence ATGACGAGGTCAGGCGTGGCACTGCTGGGTCTGCTGGCATTGACGGCGACAGCACCGTTGCCGGCGCTGGCCGAAGGCATGGCGGAAGCTGCCGTCAACCAGGTGTTGGCGGATCCGCGGGTGGCCCGCGCCCTCGAGGCCATCAAGGCTGATGATGCGCGAACCCTGGCTGAACAGCGCAGGCTGACCGAGATTCCGGCGCCGCCCTTCAAGGAGGCGGCGCGCGGCGTTTATCTGTTGTCGCGGTTCAAGGAAGTCGGCTTTGCCGACGCCAGCATGGACAGCGAAGGCAATGTGCTGGCGCGCCTCAAGGGGAGCGGCGGCGGGCCGATGCTCGTCATCGCCGCCCACCAGGACACGGTGTTTCCCGAAGGCACCGATGTCACGGTTCGCGAGAACGATGGGGTTCTCAATGCACCGGGCATCGGCGATGATTCGCGTGGCCTTGCCGCGCTGCTGTCGGTCATGCAGGCGATCAAGACGGCGGAGCTGTCCACCGTCGGCGACGTGCTGTTCGTCGCCGATGTCGGCGAGGAGGAGCTCGGCAATCTCCGGGGCATGAAGGCGCTGTTCCGCGATTACCCGGAGATCGACGGCTTCGTATCGATCGACGGCCTCGGTCTCACCCGGATCATCAATCGCGGCACCGGCAGCCATCGATACGAGATGGTCTTTCGTGGTCCCGGTGGACACAGCTTTCAGGAATTCGGATTGCCGAGCGCCGCTCACGCCCTCGGTCGGGCCGCCGCGAAGATTGCCGAACTGCGGGTTCCCGCAGAGCCGAGGACCACCTTCACGGTCGGCACGGTGTCTGGCGGCACGTCGGTCAATGCCATCGCAGCCGAGGCCCGCATGACCGTCGACATGCGCTCGAACTCCACTGAGGAATTGCTGAAGCTGGAGCAGCGCCTGCTCGGGCTCGTGCACGAAGCCGTCGCCGACGAGAACCGGCGCTGGGACACCGACAAGATGACCGTAGAGGTCAAGCTGATCGGCGATCGGCCCGCCGGCGAGACCCCGGCCGATTCGCCTCTCGTCGAGGTGGCGCAGCGCTCGGCCAGGGCCCTGACCGGGGCGGCGCGCGTCGGCTTGTCCGGCGCCAGCACCGATTCCAACGTGCCAATGTCGCTTGGCATCCCCGCTATAACCATCGGCGGCGGTGGAGAGGGCGGTAACTGGCATTCGCGCAACGAATGGTACAAGCCGGCCAGAGCCTGGCTTGGCCCACAGAATGCACTGGTCCTGGTGCTGGCGCTGACCGGGCTCGACGGTGCGACCGCGCCGGTGCTTGCCCGGCGCAAGTAA
- a CDS encoding methylated-DNA--[protein]-cysteine S-methyltransferase — translation MTNGYSLFDTAVGRCGVAWGEGGLIAVQLPQPNEGQTRTRLAQRCGELEECAPPPHVAAAIAAMIALLAGEARGLDDIALDMTDVPDFNRKVYAIARAIPPGETLTYGDIARRLGDVALSRQVGQALGQNPFPIVVPCHRVLAAGARPGGFSASGGTATKLRMLAIEGAYVNHTPSLFDLPRQEAGQ, via the coding sequence ATGACCAATGGCTATTCGCTGTTCGACACCGCCGTCGGGCGCTGCGGCGTTGCCTGGGGCGAGGGCGGTCTGATTGCGGTGCAACTGCCGCAGCCGAATGAGGGGCAGACCCGCACGCGCCTCGCCCAGCGTTGCGGCGAACTGGAGGAATGCGCGCCGCCGCCGCATGTCGCTGCGGCGATTGCGGCCATGATCGCGCTGCTGGCCGGTGAAGCGCGCGGCCTCGACGACATTGCCCTCGATATGACCGATGTGCCTGACTTCAACCGCAAGGTCTACGCGATCGCCCGCGCCATTCCGCCGGGAGAGACTCTTACCTATGGTGATATCGCCCGCCGTCTCGGCGACGTGGCGCTGTCGCGTCAGGTCGGTCAGGCTCTCGGCCAGAATCCATTTCCGATCGTCGTGCCCTGTCATCGGGTGCTGGCGGCCGGCGCCAGGCCCGGCGGCTTTTCGGCCAGCGGCGGCACCGCGACCAAGCTGCGCATGCTGGCGATCGAAGGCGCCTACGTGAACCATACGCCGTCGCTGTTCGATCTGCCGCGGCAGGAGGCGGGCCAATGA
- a CDS encoding helix-turn-helix transcriptional regulator: MIATQLRAGAVTVHDHRCNRGPDDVPFAEVHGGFSLSYVRRGSFACSARGRHHDLVAGAVLIGRPGDEYVCSHEHHACGDECLSFQFVPELVDAVAAGVELWQASALPPLAATMVAGELAQAAAEGRSDIDLAEAGLLLAARFARLAGASSHAVGTPRAAERNRMVEIALWLDACSDQAIDLECAAARASLSPFHFLRLFSKVLGVSPHQYLVRARLRHAARLLADEERAITDIAYDVGFGDLSNFVRSFRRAAGVSPSGFRALARGDRAAIAASLEVAGFEGFDAAIFRQ; the protein is encoded by the coding sequence ATGATCGCGACGCAATTGCGCGCCGGTGCAGTGACCGTCCATGACCACCGCTGCAATCGTGGCCCGGACGATGTTCCCTTTGCCGAAGTCCATGGCGGTTTTTCCCTGTCCTACGTCCGGCGTGGCAGTTTCGCGTGCAGCGCGCGCGGTCGCCACCACGATCTCGTTGCCGGTGCTGTTCTGATCGGTCGCCCGGGCGACGAATATGTCTGCAGCCATGAGCACCACGCCTGCGGCGACGAGTGCCTGAGCTTTCAGTTCGTGCCCGAACTCGTCGATGCCGTCGCCGCCGGCGTCGAACTCTGGCAGGCCTCGGCACTGCCGCCGCTCGCGGCCACCATGGTGGCGGGCGAGCTTGCCCAGGCTGCCGCCGAGGGGCGCAGCGACATCGATCTTGCCGAGGCAGGCCTTCTTCTCGCTGCACGGTTTGCTCGCCTCGCCGGCGCCTCGTCGCATGCCGTCGGCACGCCGCGTGCGGCGGAGCGCAATCGCATGGTCGAGATCGCGCTCTGGCTCGATGCCTGTTCCGATCAGGCGATCGATCTCGAGTGTGCCGCCGCCCGGGCATCGCTCAGCCCGTTTCATTTCTTGAGGCTGTTCTCGAAGGTGCTCGGCGTCAGTCCGCATCAATACCTGGTGCGCGCGCGCCTGCGCCACGCGGCCCGCCTGCTCGCCGACGAGGAGCGCGCCATCACCGACATCGCCTATGATGTCGGTTTCGGCGATCTGTCGAATTTCGTGCGCAGCTTCCGGCGCGCCGCCGGGGTGTCGCCGAGCGGCTTCCGCGCGCTGGCGCGGGGCGACCGCGCCGCCATTGCTGCGAGTCTCGAAGTTGCAGGCTTCGAAGGCTTCGACGCGGCGATCTTCCGGCAGTAG
- a CDS encoding transporter substrate-binding domain-containing protein, whose translation MATLSAATAAPAEAPASAASSASGQVAAAPSRLDAILARGTLRVGLTGDYRPFGFRPDASTPFEGFDVDMANALGQALGVKVEFVPTNWPTLAKDFEADAFDMAAGGVSITLDRQKKGLFSTPIMREGKTPIARCGDVAKYQSVADIDQPQTRVIVNPGGTNERFARANIKQAPIEVFRDNVTIFDQIASGHADVMMTDASETRYQQKLHPGVLCAVHPDKPFDFAEKAYWLQRDIALQAFVDQWLHIMIETGKFKTIYDKWFN comes from the coding sequence ATGGCCACGCTGTCGGCCGCGACCGCGGCGCCGGCCGAGGCACCTGCTTCGGCGGCTTCATCGGCATCGGGGCAGGTCGCCGCAGCGCCCTCGCGGCTCGACGCCATTCTCGCCCGCGGCACGCTGCGCGTCGGCCTCACCGGCGATTACCGCCCGTTCGGCTTTCGCCCGGACGCAAGCACACCATTCGAGGGCTTCGATGTCGATATGGCCAACGCGCTTGGCCAGGCGCTCGGGGTCAAGGTGGAATTCGTGCCGACGAACTGGCCGACCCTCGCCAAGGACTTCGAGGCGGACGCCTTCGACATGGCCGCAGGCGGCGTCTCGATCACCCTCGATCGGCAGAAGAAAGGCCTATTCTCGACGCCGATTATGCGCGAAGGCAAGACGCCGATCGCGCGCTGCGGCGACGTTGCGAAATACCAGAGCGTCGCCGACATCGACCAGCCGCAGACGCGGGTGATCGTCAATCCGGGCGGCACCAACGAGCGCTTCGCCCGGGCCAATATCAAGCAGGCGCCGATCGAGGTCTTTCGCGACAACGTCACCATCTTCGATCAGATCGCATCCGGCCACGCCGACGTCATGATGACCGACGCCTCGGAGACGCGCTATCAGCAGAAGCTGCATCCGGGCGTGCTCTGCGCTGTGCATCCGGACAAGCCATTCGACTTCGCCGAAAAGGCCTATTGGCTGCAACGCGACATCGCCCTCCAGGCCTTCGTCGACCAGTGGCTGCACATCATGATCGAAACCGGCAAGTTCAAGACGATCTACGACAAGTGGTTCAATTGA
- a CDS encoding glutathione S-transferase family protein, with protein MKLTYSAASPFARKVRIAAIELGLIDRIELLPASMSPTQANADYAGKINPLRKLPALILDDGSVVVDSLTIVDYLDDLAGGGKLVPASGPARWLVRSEHSMIQGMLDAMLLCRYETALRPEALRWQAWYDDQWDRAWQGFKLFDARREVFGRPLDITQIALVCALDYADLRFASCGWRDAFPNLKAFHDAMMLRPSVHDTAPPKP; from the coding sequence ATGAAGCTGACTTACTCCGCCGCCTCGCCGTTCGCCCGCAAGGTCAGGATCGCCGCTATCGAACTCGGCCTGATTGACCGCATCGAATTGCTGCCGGCGAGCATGAGCCCGACCCAGGCGAATGCCGACTATGCCGGCAAGATCAATCCGCTGCGCAAATTGCCGGCGCTGATCCTCGACGACGGCAGCGTGGTGGTGGATTCGCTCACCATCGTCGATTATCTCGACGATCTCGCCGGCGGCGGCAAGCTCGTTCCGGCCTCCGGACCGGCGCGGTGGCTGGTGCGCAGCGAGCATTCGATGATCCAGGGCATGCTCGATGCCATGCTGCTGTGCCGCTACGAGACGGCGCTGCGGCCGGAGGCGCTGCGCTGGCAGGCCTGGTATGACGACCAGTGGGATCGCGCCTGGCAGGGGTTCAAACTGTTCGACGCACGGCGCGAGGTGTTCGGACGTCCGCTCGACATCACCCAGATCGCCCTCGTCTGCGCGCTCGATTATGCCGACCTGCGCTTTGCCAGCTGCGGCTGGCGCGACGCCTTCCCCAATCTGAAGGCCTTCCACGACGCCATGATGCTCCGCCCGTCGGTGCATGACACCGCGCCGCCGAAGCCCTGA
- a CDS encoding fumarylacetoacetate hydrolase family protein, with product MKLVRFGAVGHEKPGLLDSAGQIRDLSAHVKDINGETLSPAGLKALAALDPSSLPLVSGNPRHGAPVSGISKFVAIGLNYADHAAESGMPIPAEPVFFLKANTCLCGPNDPTEKPRGSTKLDWEVELAAVIGTRARYVSEAEALNHVAGYAICNDVSERNFQLERGGTWTKGKSHDTFGPIGPWLVTRDEIADVQKLGMWLDVNGERRQTGNTSTMIFTMAKCVAYVSQFMTLLPGDIITTGTPPGVGAGMKPPKFLNVGDVVTLGIEGLGSQRQEVVAA from the coding sequence ATGAAACTCGTCCGCTTCGGCGCCGTCGGCCATGAGAAGCCCGGCCTACTGGACAGCGCCGGCCAGATCCGCGACCTGTCGGCCCATGTGAAGGACATCAACGGCGAGACGCTGTCGCCGGCTGGGCTGAAGGCGCTGGCCGCGCTCGATCCTTCGAGCCTGCCCCTCGTCTCCGGCAATCCGCGCCATGGCGCGCCAGTCAGCGGAATTTCGAAATTCGTCGCCATCGGCCTGAACTATGCGGACCATGCGGCCGAATCCGGCATGCCGATCCCGGCGGAGCCGGTCTTCTTCCTCAAGGCCAACACCTGCCTGTGCGGTCCCAACGATCCGACGGAAAAGCCGCGCGGCTCGACCAAACTCGACTGGGAGGTGGAACTCGCCGCCGTGATCGGCACCCGCGCCCGCTATGTCAGCGAGGCCGAGGCGCTCAACCATGTGGCCGGCTACGCCATCTGCAACGACGTCTCCGAGCGTAACTTCCAGCTCGAGCGCGGCGGCACCTGGACCAAGGGCAAGTCGCACGACACGTTCGGCCCGATCGGCCCCTGGCTCGTCACCAGGGACGAGATCGCCGACGTGCAGAAGCTCGGCATGTGGCTCGACGTCAATGGCGAGCGCCGCCAGACCGGCAACACCTCCACCATGATCTTCACGATGGCCAAGTGCGTGGCCTACGTCTCGCAATTCATGACGCTGCTGCCCGGCGACATCATCACGACCGGCACGCCGCCCGGCGTCGGCGCTGGCATGAAGCCGCCGAAATTCCTCAATGTCGGCGACGTGGTGACGCTGGGCATCGAGGGGCTCGGCAGCCAGCGCCAGGAAGTCGTCGCGGCTTAA
- a CDS encoding MBL fold metallo-hydrolase: MQWTAGRVRVTRIVELESLGGTRFILPQASREEVQALPWLEPDFADGEGRMKMTIHALVVETPNRRILIDSGLGNDKQDRSIPAWNNLATPFLERLAEAGYPAESIDTVVCTHLHVDHVGWNTRLVEGRWLPTFPAARYLFGRAEYDHWAAKPPAHFVDSVAPVMAAGQGALYDADSRIADVISLIPTPGHSPGHFSLLISSQGESLLLAGDAAHHPIQLAHLDWCSTADFDTGQAIRSRLMLAERFAGSDTRVIGGHFAGGRIVRDGAAFRLAM, encoded by the coding sequence ATGCAATGGACGGCAGGACGGGTGAGGGTGACGCGAATCGTCGAGCTGGAGTCCCTCGGCGGCACCCGTTTCATCCTGCCGCAGGCCAGCCGCGAGGAGGTCCAGGCGCTCCCGTGGCTGGAGCCGGATTTCGCCGATGGCGAGGGCCGGATGAAGATGACCATCCATGCCCTGGTGGTGGAAACCCCGAACCGGCGCATCCTGATCGATAGCGGGCTCGGCAACGACAAACAGGATCGCTCGATTCCGGCCTGGAACAATCTCGCGACGCCGTTCCTCGAGCGCCTCGCCGAGGCCGGCTATCCGGCCGAGAGCATCGATACAGTGGTCTGCACCCATCTCCATGTCGATCATGTCGGCTGGAATACACGCCTCGTCGAGGGACGCTGGCTGCCGACCTTCCCCGCCGCCCGTTATCTGTTCGGCCGCGCCGAATACGACCACTGGGCGGCCAAGCCGCCGGCGCATTTCGTCGACTCCGTCGCGCCGGTGATGGCGGCGGGGCAAGGCGCGCTCTACGACGCTGACAGCCGCATCGCCGACGTGATCAGCCTGATCCCGACCCCTGGACACAGCCCCGGCCATTTCAGCCTGCTGATCAGCTCCCAGGGCGAAAGCCTGCTGTTGGCGGGTGATGCAGCGCACCATCCCATTCAACTGGCCCATCTCGACTGGTGCTCCACCGCGGATTTCGACACCGGCCAGGCGATCCGCAGCCGGCTGATGCTGGCCGAGCGCTTCGCCGGCAGTGACACGCGGGTGATCGGCGGTCATTTCGCCGGCGGCCGGATCGTGCGCGACGGCGCCGCCTTCCGCCTCGCCATGTAG
- a CDS encoding DUF3775 domain-containing protein: MPELAISPDKVAFLILKAREFDAKEAVTDADSGSNGADDDMIDVLEDDGDDPVVREIAGFIGALTEDEQADLVTLMRLGRGDGTIEEWDELRAEALRQSNGRTAHYLLGEPLLGDLLADGLEGFGISFADLERITPVSE; the protein is encoded by the coding sequence ATGCCTGAACTGGCGATTTCGCCCGACAAGGTCGCCTTCCTGATCCTCAAGGCGCGCGAGTTCGACGCCAAGGAGGCCGTCACCGATGCCGACAGCGGTTCCAACGGTGCCGACGACGACATGATCGATGTGCTGGAAGACGACGGCGACGACCCGGTGGTGAGGGAGATCGCCGGCTTCATCGGCGCGCTCACCGAAGATGAGCAGGCCGATCTCGTCACCCTGATGCGGCTCGGCCGCGGCGACGGCACCATCGAGGAATGGGACGAGCTGCGGGCCGAGGCCCTGCGCCAGAGCAATGGCCGCACCGCGCATTATCTCCTGGGCGAGCCGCTGCTCGGCGATCTGCTCGCCGATGGGCTCGAGGGCTTCGGTATTTCCTTCGCCGATCTGGAGCGCATTACCCCGGTGAGCGAGTAG
- a CDS encoding SDR family oxidoreductase, with protein MDLGIKGRRALVCAASKGLGRACAVALANEGVHVTLVARGVEALEATAAEIRKANPGVEVTTVAADITTPEGREAALKVCPQPDILINNAGGPPPGDFRNWTRDDWIKALDANMLTPIELIKATVDPMIARKFGRVVNITSAAVKAPIDVLGLSNGARTGLTGFVAGLSRKTVKHNVTINALLPGPFDTDRLRTVSAGQAKAAGVPVEEVLGKRAAENPAGRFGDPEEFGAACAFLCSAKAGYITGQNILLDGGAFPGTL; from the coding sequence ATGGATCTCGGGATCAAGGGCCGGCGCGCGCTGGTCTGCGCCGCGAGCAAGGGTCTCGGCCGAGCCTGCGCCGTGGCGCTCGCCAACGAAGGCGTTCACGTCACCCTGGTGGCACGCGGCGTCGAGGCGCTGGAAGCGACCGCGGCGGAGATCCGCAAGGCCAATCCCGGCGTCGAGGTGACCACGGTGGCCGCCGATATCACCACGCCGGAGGGCCGCGAGGCCGCGCTCAAGGTCTGCCCCCAGCCGGACATCCTGATCAACAATGCCGGCGGCCCGCCGCCCGGCGATTTTCGCAACTGGACGCGGGACGACTGGATCAAGGCGCTCGACGCCAACATGCTGACGCCGATCGAGCTGATCAAGGCGACGGTCGACCCGATGATCGCGCGCAAGTTCGGCCGTGTCGTCAACATCACCTCCGCCGCAGTGAAGGCGCCGATCGACGTGCTCGGGCTCTCCAACGGCGCCCGCACCGGCCTTACCGGCTTCGTCGCCGGCCTGTCGCGCAAGACGGTGAAGCACAACGTCACCATCAACGCGCTGCTGCCGGGTCCCTTCGACACCGACCGATTGCGCACGGTAAGCGCCGGCCAGGCCAAGGCCGCCGGCGTCCCGGTGGAGGAGGTTTTGGGCAAGCGCGCCGCGGAAAATCCGGCCGGACGCTTCGGCGATCCGGAGGAATTCGGCGCCGCCTGCGCTTTCCTGTGCAGCGCCAAGGCCGGCTACATCACCGGGCAGAACATCCTGCTCGACGGCGGCGCCTTCCCGGGAACGCTGTAA
- the alkB gene encoding DNA oxidative demethylase AlkB — MRDLFADDEHALPRRENITAGAVLMRGVALGVEDELLAALAAVAQDAPFRHMTTPGGVMSVAMTNCGAGGWVSDRSGYRYDSTDPETGKPWPDMPQVFRRLAIEAAADGGYDTFVPDACLINRYLPGARLSLHQDRNERDMACPIVSVSLGLPASFQFGGPKRIDPIRKYLLRHGDVAVWGGPSRLCYHGISTLKAGDHPKIGPMRINLTFRRAL; from the coding sequence ATGCGTGACCTGTTTGCTGATGACGAACATGCACTGCCGAGACGCGAGAACATCACGGCCGGCGCCGTCCTCATGCGCGGTGTCGCCTTGGGCGTCGAAGACGAACTTCTCGCAGCTCTCGCTGCCGTCGCACAAGACGCGCCGTTTCGCCACATGACAACGCCGGGTGGCGTCATGTCGGTCGCCATGACCAATTGCGGTGCGGGCGGGTGGGTGTCGGATCGCAGCGGTTATCGCTACGACAGCACCGATCCGGAAACCGGCAAGCCGTGGCCGGACATGCCCCAGGTTTTCCGTCGTCTTGCCATCGAGGCTGCGGCCGATGGCGGTTACGATACCTTCGTTCCGGATGCCTGCCTGATCAACCGCTACCTGCCCGGTGCACGGCTGTCGCTGCACCAGGACAGGAATGAGCGGGATATGGCCTGTCCGATCGTGTCGGTTTCACTTGGTCTGCCGGCGAGTTTTCAGTTCGGCGGGCCGAAGCGGATCGATCCGATCAGGAAATATCTCCTTCGCCACGGCGATGTCGCCGTTTGGGGTGGTCCGTCACGCCTCTGCTATCACGGCATCTCGACGCTCAAGGCGGGAGATCATCCGAAAATCGGCCCGATGCGGATCAATCTGACCTTCCGCCGGGCGCTGTAG
- a CDS encoding HPP family protein, translated as MSGELSDPPGALAESPWRAAWSSARPQLFPALLAGLGGFVAIFLLALVGASLQLALIIAPFGATAVLLFALPDSPLAQPRNVIGGHLISATIGLGCFSLLGHQPLSLALGVGLAIAAMRLTRTLHPPAGADPLVAITIGASWSFLLLPVLAGTVALVAISTAFRRTIGSASTAIVGAAIRRYASPTEAPMTTFRTINLFSYGTLQLESVQLSSFGRLLEGQGDAMPGFRQEMLEITDPEVIRTSGERFHPVVMPSDNPSDAVEGQVFRITPQELDAADRYEVSDYKRIEVTLRSGLKAFVYVKA; from the coding sequence ATGAGCGGAGAGCTGTCCGATCCCCCGGGCGCGCTAGCCGAAAGCCCCTGGCGCGCCGCCTGGTCATCGGCAAGGCCGCAGCTATTTCCCGCCCTGCTTGCCGGCCTGGGCGGCTTCGTCGCAATCTTTCTGCTGGCGCTTGTCGGCGCATCGCTGCAACTCGCCCTGATCATCGCCCCCTTCGGCGCCACCGCGGTGCTGCTCTTCGCCCTGCCCGACAGCCCCCTCGCCCAACCCCGCAACGTGATCGGCGGCCATCTGATTTCGGCGACAATCGGCCTCGGCTGCTTCTCGCTGCTCGGCCACCAGCCGTTGTCGCTGGCGCTCGGCGTCGGCCTCGCCATCGCCGCCATGCGGCTGACCCGCACGCTGCATCCGCCCGCAGGCGCCGACCCACTGGTCGCCATCACCATTGGCGCGTCGTGGAGCTTTCTGCTTCTTCCCGTACTAGCCGGGACAGTTGCGCTGGTCGCCATCAGCACGGCGTTTCGCCGCACGATAGGATCTGCGTCGACAGCGATTGTCGGGGCGGCCATCAGGCGATATGCGTCTCCCACGGAGGCGCCGATGACTACTTTCCGCACCATCAATCTGTTTTCCTACGGAACCCTGCAGCTGGAGAGTGTCCAGCTGTCTTCGTTTGGTCGGCTGTTGGAAGGACAAGGCGACGCCATGCCCGGCTTCCGCCAGGAGATGCTGGAGATCACCGACCCCGAGGTCATTCGCACCAGCGGCGAGCGCTTTCACCCGGTGGTGATGCCGTCCGACAATCCGTCCGACGCCGTCGAGGGCCAGGTGTTTCGCATCACGCCGCAGGAGCTGGACGCAGCCGACCGATACGAAGTGTCGGACTACAAGCGGATCGAAGTGACACTGAGATCGGGGCTCAAGGCCTTCGTCTACGTCAAGGCGTGA